One Clostridium sp. CM027 genomic window carries:
- a CDS encoding tryptophanase, translating to MSIKYIPEPFRIKMVETLKMLTREERKQKIAEAKYNMFNLRGEDVYIDLLTDSGTNAMSQEQWAGIMRGDEAYAGSSSYYKLVGAGQDIFGYKYIQPVHQGRAAEKVMFGLLMEKGKYSISNTFFDTTRAHVEATGARAIDCVVAEAKDPAIRAPFKGNMDVEKLESLIKEYGADKIGLVVMTVTNNSAGGQPVSVQNVRETSNVCKKYGIKLCIDAARYAENAYLVKLREKEFADKSIKEIVKEMFSYADMFTMSAKKDTIVNMGGLIGIKDDEKLFQLCKARTILFEGFITYGGLSGRDLESLALGLYEGLDENYLNYRIGQMEYLAARLDDAGVTYQSPVGGHGVFVDAKALLPQIPYYEFPGQALAIELYIEAGIRTCDIGSYMMGNDPDTGKQIESEFEFTRFAIPRRVYTQSHIDIMADALIAIKKRASEITGYRITWEPAVLRHFQASLEPVKK from the coding sequence ATGAGCATAAAATATATACCAGAACCATTTAGAATTAAGATGGTAGAGACTCTTAAGATGCTTACACGTGAGGAAAGGAAACAAAAGATTGCTGAAGCAAAATACAATATGTTTAACCTTCGTGGTGAAGATGTTTATATTGACTTATTAACAGATAGTGGAACTAATGCAATGAGTCAAGAACAATGGGCTGGTATCATGAGAGGCGACGAAGCCTATGCCGGTTCATCAAGTTACTATAAACTTGTAGGAGCAGGTCAGGATATTTTTGGTTATAAATATATTCAGCCAGTTCATCAAGGTCGCGCAGCGGAGAAGGTTATGTTTGGATTATTAATGGAAAAAGGTAAATACTCTATCTCTAATACCTTCTTTGATACAACAAGAGCACACGTAGAAGCAACGGGTGCAAGAGCCATTGATTGTGTTGTTGCTGAGGCTAAAGATCCAGCTATAAGAGCACCTTTTAAAGGAAATATGGATGTTGAAAAATTAGAATCCTTAATTAAAGAGTACGGTGCTGATAAGATTGGTCTTGTTGTTATGACAGTTACAAATAATTCAGCAGGTGGCCAGCCAGTATCTGTACAAAACGTAAGAGAAACATCAAATGTTTGTAAAAAATACGGTATTAAATTATGTATCGATGCTGCACGTTATGCTGAAAACGCTTACTTAGTAAAATTAAGAGAAAAAGAGTTTGCAGATAAATCAATTAAAGAAATTGTAAAAGAAATGTTTAGTTATGCAGATATGTTTACAATGAGTGCTAAGAAAGATACAATTGTCAATATGGGTGGATTAATTGGCATTAAAGATGATGAAAAATTGTTCCAACTTTGTAAGGCACGTACAATTTTATTCGAAGGTTTTATTACTTATGGCGGTCTTTCAGGTCGTGATCTTGAGAGTTTAGCACTTGGTCTTTATGAAGGACTTGATGAAAATTACCTTAACTATCGTATTGGACAAATGGAGTATCTTGCAGCACGACTTGATGATGCAGGCGTTACGTACCAATCACCAGTAGGAGGCCATGGTGTATTTGTAGATGCAAAGGCGTTGTTACCTCAGATTCCATACTATGAATTCCCGGGGCAAGCCCTTGCGATTGAACTTTATATAGAAGCTGGAATTCGTACATGCGATATTGGATCTTATATGATGGGAAATGATCCTGATACAGGAAAACAAATAGAATCAGAATTTGAGTTTACACGTTTTGCAATTCCACGTCGTGTTTATACTCAATCCCATATCGATATTATGGCAGATGCCCTAATTGCAATTAAAAAAAGAGCAAGCGAAATAACAGGTTACCGAATTACATGGGAGCCAGCTGTTCTTAGACACTTCCAAGCAAGTCTCGAACCAGTTAAAAAATAA
- a CDS encoding LD-carboxypeptidase, with translation MLGKRLCLGDTIGLIAPASPENIEAIQKVISFLKNRGFNIIEGKHLYDKWGYLAGKDEDRATDIMEMFKNQAVDMILCIRGGYGSSRVLPYLDFDVIKKNPKIFAGFSDITVFLNSFYEKCELTTFHSPMGSSNLEDIETFKSFMFTFMEGYKPYTIKNPSGFTTKCITKGKAQGNLIGGNLGLLCNLLGTPYEINMKDKIFFMEEVGEEPYRVDRMLTQLLLAKKLQQCKGIILGQFKGCDLPSYQRSLTLEEVFQDRLYKLGIPMFSGFCSGHDYPKLTLPIGARVKMDAEAGVIHVMEGVVE, from the coding sequence ATGCTTGGAAAAAGACTATGTTTAGGAGACACTATTGGACTCATTGCTCCTGCCAGCCCAGAAAATATTGAAGCAATACAAAAGGTAATTTCATTTCTAAAAAATAGAGGGTTTAATATAATAGAAGGAAAACACCTATATGATAAGTGGGGATATCTTGCTGGCAAGGATGAAGACAGAGCAACAGATATAATGGAAATGTTCAAAAATCAAGCAGTAGATATGATCCTCTGCATAAGAGGGGGATATGGTTCAAGCAGAGTACTCCCTTATCTAGATTTTGATGTAATAAAAAAAAATCCAAAGATATTTGCGGGTTTTAGTGACATAACAGTTTTTCTAAATTCATTTTATGAGAAATGTGAACTAACTACATTTCATAGCCCAATGGGCAGTTCTAATCTAGAAGATATTGAAACTTTTAAAAGTTTTATGTTCACATTTATGGAAGGGTATAAGCCCTATACTATTAAAAACCCATCTGGATTTACTACTAAGTGTATTACAAAAGGTAAGGCTCAGGGTAATCTTATAGGTGGTAATCTTGGGCTATTATGCAACTTGCTTGGAACTCCCTATGAAATTAATATGAAAGATAAAATCTTCTTTATGGAAGAGGTTGGCGAAGAACCTTATAGAGTTGATAGGATGCTAACACAACTCCTATTAGCTAAAAAACTTCAACAGTGCAAGGGGATTATTCTAGGCCAATTTAAAGGTTGTGATTTACCTAGTTATCAAAGAAGCCTTACTTTAGAAGAGGTTTTTCAAGATAGATTATATAAGTTAGGTATCCCAATGTTTTCAGGGTTTTGCTCAGGTCATGATTATCCAAAACTAACCCTTCCCATTGGGGCAAGGGTGAAAATGGATGCTGAGGCTGGAGTTATTCATGTAATGGAAGGCGTAGTGGAGTAA